A DNA window from Thermoanaerobaculales bacterium contains the following coding sequences:
- a CDS encoding redoxin domain-containing protein has translation MIQEAEPMVEFSLAAHDGSVVRSSDLTGRSYLLYFYPKASTPG, from the coding sequence ATGATCCAGGAAGCCGAGCCGATGGTCGAGTTCTCGTTGGCGGCGCACGACGGGTCGGTGGTGCGCAGCTCGGACCTCACGGGGCGGTCCTACCTGCTCTACTTCTACCCCAAGGCGAGCACCCCCGGCTGA
- a CDS encoding HU family DNA-binding protein, with protein sequence MAGKAEVVDRIAELTGIPKTTVAMCYDTLFELLAESLGKGDKVAVPNFGTFNVSGRPARIGRNPATGAPIQIAASKTVRFKVAKALKDRL encoded by the coding sequence ATGGCAGGCAAAGCTGAAGTCGTTGATCGGATCGCGGAGCTGACCGGGATTCCCAAGACCACGGTCGCGATGTGCTACGACACCCTGTTCGAGCTGCTGGCCGAGTCGCTCGGCAAGGGCGACAAGGTGGCGGTTCCCAACTTCGGGACCTTCAACGTCTCGGGACGGCCGGCCCGCATCGGCCGCAACCCTGCGACCGGGGCGCCGATCCAGATCGCGGCCTCCAAGACCGTCCGCTTCAAGGTCGCCAAGGCGCTCAAGGACAGGCTGTAG
- a CDS encoding redoxin domain-containing protein codes for MREACQLRDSWGELQGLGLTVLGVSYDSPEANRRFAEENHLPFLLLSDRQRAVARAVGAVIPLLPFPKRVSVLVGGDGRVLKSYPRVSPATHAAEVIRDFRALSAAGFG; via the coding sequence ATCCGGGAGGCCTGCCAGCTGCGGGACAGCTGGGGCGAGCTTCAGGGCCTCGGGCTCACCGTGCTCGGCGTGTCCTACGACTCACCCGAGGCCAACCGCCGGTTCGCTGAGGAGAATCATCTGCCGTTCCTGCTGTTGTCGGACCGCCAGCGCGCCGTCGCCCGTGCAGTGGGCGCGGTGATCCCCCTGCTGCCGTTTCCGAAGCGCGTGTCCGTACTGGTCGGCGGCGACGGCCGCGTCCTCAAGTCCTACCCGCGCGTGTCCCCGGCCACCCACGCCGCCGAGGTGATCCGCGACTTCCGCGCCCTCAGCGCCGCCGGCTTCGGCTAG
- a CDS encoding M1 family metallopeptidase, which yields MQRRTSRLLAGLAFALAVSGTAAAADYEMAVTLDAELHRLQGRQLVRWFNATDTATGELWWHLYLNAFASDDSTFLRELGPRRLRFGGRPDDMRWGWTTITRMALADGTDLLPTLEFMRPDDGNLEDRSVARVRLPEEVPPGGSVVVEVEFEAQLPSIIARTGFAGDFHLAGQWFPKLGVFEGAGGWNCHQYHANSEFFADFGSYRVTIEVPRGWVVGATGVEIGRMEPPEDHERGLRLAYSAERVHDFAWVAAPGSAMEVVSAEFEPGRDVPREWLERAVRTLGSSAASLELPPTRLRLMVPRSHLKLAERHLHAARLGLAWHGLWYGPYPYPQLTVVVPPPSAVEAGGMEYPTFITATSGWASPMALLEGRSLVETVVIHEIGHQYFYGLLASNEFEEAWLDEGLTSFAELQCREAIAADGLAPALRRGGLWTRERIGQSLVWTHFRIDQPSWEFPSPVQYYSASYGRTALSLRTLEGLLGPANFARAMRTYAERYRFRHPTGDDLFATFSEVAGEDLGWYFEQAFRSEAEVDWEVAEVRHSPRPGAAGEWSIDVDLGRHGGFAGPVSVALEFEDGRRERRSWDGGARRTTWTLDSAQRLERVVVDPDAVWALETKRRDNYWAREESSRAARRALWWVPEALHWLGLVHLPWS from the coding sequence ATGCAACGCAGAACCTCGCGGCTGCTGGCGGGCCTCGCCTTCGCGCTGGCGGTGTCCGGGACGGCGGCCGCCGCCGACTACGAGATGGCGGTCACGCTCGACGCGGAGCTGCACCGGCTGCAGGGACGCCAGCTCGTCCGCTGGTTCAACGCCACGGACACGGCGACCGGCGAGCTGTGGTGGCACCTCTACCTCAACGCCTTTGCGAGTGACGACTCCACCTTCCTGCGCGAGCTCGGGCCCCGGCGCCTGCGCTTCGGCGGGCGGCCCGATGACATGCGCTGGGGCTGGACCACGATCACCCGCATGGCGCTGGCCGACGGCACCGACCTGCTGCCGACGCTCGAGTTCATGCGCCCCGACGACGGCAACCTCGAGGACCGCTCGGTGGCGCGGGTCCGGCTGCCGGAGGAGGTTCCCCCGGGCGGCTCGGTCGTGGTGGAGGTCGAGTTCGAGGCGCAGCTGCCGTCGATCATCGCCCGCACCGGGTTCGCCGGCGACTTCCACCTGGCCGGGCAGTGGTTCCCCAAGCTCGGGGTGTTCGAGGGCGCCGGCGGCTGGAACTGCCACCAGTACCACGCCAACAGCGAGTTCTTCGCCGACTTCGGCAGCTACCGGGTGACCATCGAGGTGCCGCGCGGCTGGGTGGTCGGTGCGACCGGCGTCGAGATCGGCCGGATGGAGCCGCCGGAGGACCACGAGCGGGGGCTCCGGCTGGCGTACTCGGCGGAGCGGGTGCACGACTTTGCGTGGGTGGCGGCACCGGGGTCGGCGATGGAGGTGGTGTCCGCCGAGTTCGAGCCGGGCCGCGACGTGCCCCGCGAGTGGCTCGAGCGGGCCGTCCGGACGCTCGGTTCAAGCGCGGCCTCGCTCGAGCTGCCGCCGACCAGGCTGCGGCTCATGGTGCCGCGGAGCCACCTGAAGCTCGCCGAGCGTCACCTGCACGCGGCCCGCCTCGGGCTGGCCTGGCACGGTCTCTGGTACGGGCCGTACCCCTATCCGCAGCTGACCGTCGTGGTGCCGCCTCCGTCCGCCGTCGAGGCCGGGGGCATGGAGTACCCGACCTTCATCACCGCCACGAGCGGGTGGGCTTCGCCGATGGCCCTCCTCGAGGGGCGATCGCTGGTGGAGACCGTGGTCATCCACGAGATCGGGCACCAGTACTTCTACGGCCTGCTGGCGTCCAACGAGTTCGAGGAGGCGTGGCTCGACGAGGGCCTCACGAGCTTCGCCGAGCTCCAGTGCAGGGAGGCGATCGCGGCCGATGGCCTCGCGCCCGCGCTGCGCCGGGGAGGCCTCTGGACGCGCGAACGGATCGGGCAGAGCCTGGTCTGGACGCACTTCCGGATCGACCAGCCGTCGTGGGAGTTCCCGTCCCCTGTCCAGTACTACAGCGCCTCCTACGGCAGGACCGCGCTCAGCCTGCGCACCCTCGAGGGCCTGCTCGGCCCGGCGAACTTCGCGCGCGCCATGCGCACCTATGCCGAGCGGTACCGGTTTCGCCACCCCACCGGCGACGACCTGTTCGCGACCTTCTCCGAGGTCGCCGGCGAGGACCTCGGCTGGTACTTCGAGCAGGCCTTCCGATCCGAGGCGGAGGTCGACTGGGAGGTCGCGGAGGTCCGCCACAGCCCGCGCCCCGGCGCCGCGGGCGAGTGGTCGATCGATGTCGATCTCGGGCGCCACGGTGGCTTCGCCGGCCCGGTGAGCGTTGCGCTCGAGTTCGAGGACGGGCGCCGGGAGCGGCGCAGCTGGGACGGGGGCGCCCGCCGGACAACGTGGACGCTCGACTCCGCACAGCGGCTCGAGCGGGTGGTCGTGGACCCGGACGCGGTGTGGGCGCTCGAGACGAAGCGCCGCGACAACTACTGGGCGAGGGAGGAGAGCTCGCGGGCGGCGCGCCGCGCACTGTGGTGGGTGCCGGAGGCGCTGCACTGGCTCGGGCTCGTTCACCTGCCGTGGAGCTGA